The Buchnera aphidicola (Chaitophorus sp. 3695) genomic sequence GCAAGATATCTAGCTCTTTTAATTGCTTTTGATAATTGACGTTGATATTTTGCTTTAGTTCCAGTAATTCTACTAGGAATAATTTTTCCACTTTCAGTAATATAACTTTTTAAAATTAAAATATTTTTATAATCTACTTCTTTAATACCTTCTGCAGTAAATTTACAAAATTTTCTACGACGAAAATATCTAACCATATTTTGAATCCTTATTATTTATATTTTAAAAAATTATTTATAAAAATTTATTTATAAAATATTTAAAAATTATTAATTTATTTTTTTGATTACTATTGACTCTTTTTTATTTGATTCTACATTATTTTCTTTTAATATCGAAGAAACTTCTAAAACTGCTGTTTTCATAGAAAGAATCATATTTCTTATAATAGCATCATCAAATTTAAATAAATTTTCTATTTTTTTTATATTTTTCTGTGAAATTTCTATATTCATTAAAATATAATGTGCTTTTTTTAATTTATTAATTGGATATGATAAATGTCTTTTTCCCCAATCTTCTAAACGATGTATTTTTCCTGAAAATTTTTTAATAATATTTGTATAATTTGTTACAATAGTATTTGATTTTTCACTTTTATCTGGATGAATCATAAATATGATCTCATAATGACGCACTTAAATAATCTCCTTATTTAAAAATTTTTATTAAAATAATTATAAGATAACCTAATAATTTAAATATTTAAAATATATACATTTATAATATATAATATTTAATTTTAAAAATTTTTAATTAAATCATTTTACAAAAATATAATCTTATCTTAACACAAGAAATATAGAGATTTAAAAAAATATTTTTAAACATAATTATATTAAATTTAAATAAATTATTTGCTTTCTTGGATCAATAGAAATTAATTTTACATAAACTTGATCTCCAATAAAAAATTTTTTTTTAGAATATTTCCCGTGTAAAATCATTGTATTTTTATTATAATAATAATAATCATCTTTTAATGTAGAAACATGAACTAATCCATTTATACATAAATTATTTATTCTAACAAAAAGTCCAAATTTTGTAATATGAGAAACTATCCCATAAAATTTTTTTTTAATTTTTTTCTTTATAAATTCAAATTTTAATATATTTATAACAAACTTACATGCTTTATCTGATTTTTTTTCAGATATAGAACATTTTTCTGCAATTTTTTTTAAATTTTTTAAATTATATACATTTTTTTTGAAAAAAATATTTTTTTGAATAATATTTTTCTTTTGAAAATATATAATATTTTTAATAATTCTATGAATAATCAAATCTGAATAACGTCTAATTGGAGAAGTAAAATGGGTATAAAATTTTTCTGCTAAACCAAAATGACCAAGATTTTTTTCACTATAAAAAGCTTTTTTTGTAGATTTTAACAAAGATAATTCAATTATTTCCTTAAAATGTTTATTTCTTAATTGGTGTAATAATTGAAAATAATCTTTTAAAATAGGTTTTTTCCCTCCTTTTAATCTCAAATTAAATTTATTTAAAATTTTTCTAAAATTTTTAATTTTATGATATGTTGGATATGCATGATTTCTAAATAAAGATATTGTATTATTTTTATGTATAAACAAAGCAGAAGCTTTATTTGCTAATAACATACAAGATTCTACTAAATCATGTGCTAAAGTTCTTTTTTGTAATACAATTTTTTCTATCATATGAAAAGTATTAAAAACGAAATAAGGTTCATCATTTTTAAATGAAATAATTTTTTTTAACATTTTATTTTTTAATAAGATATTATTTAAATTATTTAAATCTATTAAAGATTTTTTTATTTTTTTAAACTTATGACATAAAAAATGATCTTTATTCCATATTTTTATAATATTTTTATATGTAATTCTAGCATGCGATTGAATAATAGCTTCATAATATTTATATTTAATTAAATCTCCAGATTCAGATAAAGTCATTTCACAAATTACACATAAACGATCTTTATTTGGTAATAAAGATAAAAAATTTGTAGATAAATCTTCTGGAAACATAGGTATAACTTTTAAAGGAAAATATATTGATGTTCCTCGACATAACGCTTCTTTATCTAAAATAGAATTTTTTTTTATATAAAAACTAACATCTGAAATAGCTACTAATAACTTCCATTTTAAAGTATTCTTTATTAAATAACAGTAAATAGCATCATCAAAATCATATGAATTTTCTTCATCAATTGTTATAAAGGGAAATAATCTTAAGTCTTTTCTAATATATATTTCTTTAGATATATCTTTATTTTTAATAATATTTACTTCATTTTTTACATTTTTTGACCATTTTGAAGGAATATTATATTTTCTCAAAGCTTTCTGATACACTTTAATAAAATTTATTTTGTTTTTAAATATTTTAATATTAATTATCCTATTAAATATAAAGTTAATTTTTAATAATATTAATA encodes the following:
- the rpsR gene encoding 30S ribosomal protein S18, with translation MVRYFRRRKFCKFTAEGIKEVDYKNILILKSYITESGKIIPSRITGTKAKYQRQLSKAIKRARYLALIPYTDHHK
- the rpsF gene encoding 30S ribosomal protein S6, which translates into the protein MRHYEIIFMIHPDKSEKSNTIVTNYTNIIKKFSGKIHRLEDWGKRHLSYPINKLKKAHYILMNIEISQKNIKKIENLFKFDDAIIRNMILSMKTAVLEVSSILKENNVESNKKESIVIKKIN
- a CDS encoding VacB/RNase II family 3'-5' exoribonuclease — protein: MKIYKLNKIFNTIILILLKINFIFNRIINIKIFKNKINFIKVYQKALRKYNIPSKWSKNVKNEVNIIKNKDISKEIYIRKDLRLFPFITIDEENSYDFDDAIYCYLIKNTLKWKLLVAISDVSFYIKKNSILDKEALCRGTSIYFPLKVIPMFPEDLSTNFLSLLPNKDRLCVICEMTLSESGDLIKYKYYEAIIQSHARITYKNIIKIWNKDHFLCHKFKKIKKSLIDLNNLNNILLKNKMLKKIISFKNDEPYFVFNTFHMIEKIVLQKRTLAHDLVESCMLLANKASALFIHKNNTISLFRNHAYPTYHKIKNFRKILNKFNLRLKGGKKPILKDYFQLLHQLRNKHFKEIIELSLLKSTKKAFYSEKNLGHFGLAEKFYTHFTSPIRRYSDLIIHRIIKNIIYFQKKNIIQKNIFFKKNVYNLKNLKKIAEKCSISEKKSDKACKFVINILKFEFIKKKIKKKFYGIVSHITKFGLFVRINNLCINGLVHVSTLKDDYYYYNKNTMILHGKYSKKKFFIGDQVYVKLISIDPRKQIIYLNLI